One genomic segment of Terrihabitans soli includes these proteins:
- a CDS encoding DUF1489 family protein encodes MTLHLQKLCVGAESFEDLSEWIKEQLASQKKRGVKKPEQTHTTRMMPSRGEEILDGGSLYWVIKGVMCARQDIIELRPVIGKDGISRCQIVLRPKLIRTEPRPRRAFQGWRYLKEDEAPGDMDRATAATGLPPHLVTELKELGLL; translated from the coding sequence ATGACACTTCATCTGCAAAAGCTCTGCGTCGGCGCCGAAAGCTTTGAAGACCTTTCCGAATGGATCAAGGAACAGCTCGCCTCCCAGAAGAAGCGCGGCGTCAAAAAGCCCGAACAGACCCACACGACCCGCATGATGCCGAGCCGCGGCGAGGAAATCCTCGACGGCGGCTCGCTTTACTGGGTGATCAAGGGCGTGATGTGCGCCCGCCAGGACATCATCGAGCTGCGGCCCGTCATCGGCAAAGACGGCATTTCACGCTGTCAGATCGTGCTTAGACCGAAACTGATCCGCACAGAGCCGCGGCCGCGCCGGGCTTTTCAGGGCTGGCGCTACTTGAAGGAAGACGAGGCCCCGGGTGATATGGACCGGGCGACGGCCGCAACCGGCTTGCCGCCGCATCTTGTGACCGAGTTGAAGGAGCTGGGATTGCTGTGA
- a CDS encoding DUF599 domain-containing protein yields MSGFTVMDGVALAIFGAAWLIYYLYVERSTKGHESLNALMHDVRVTWMRRVAARDNRVFDGQLMTGLQNGTAFFASSAFLAIGGALSALGFADAALDVFGALPFSTPATREMFELKVLGLAVIFAYSFFKFVWSYRLFNYVAILMGAMPPAGHPDAAEVEESVQRSALMNISAARHFNRGLRAYFFALAYLGWFGGPAALMLTTILVAIVLWRRQFSSDSVLAATWTQA; encoded by the coding sequence GTGAGCGGTTTCACCGTCATGGACGGCGTCGCGCTGGCGATCTTCGGCGCGGCCTGGCTGATCTACTACCTTTATGTCGAGCGTTCGACGAAGGGGCATGAGAGCCTCAACGCGCTGATGCACGATGTGCGCGTCACCTGGATGCGCCGCGTCGCCGCGCGCGACAACCGCGTCTTCGACGGCCAGCTGATGACCGGCCTGCAGAACGGCACCGCCTTCTTCGCCTCCTCCGCGTTCCTTGCCATCGGCGGCGCTCTCTCGGCGCTCGGCTTTGCCGATGCGGCGCTCGATGTGTTCGGCGCTCTGCCTTTCTCGACGCCGGCAACGCGCGAAATGTTCGAGCTGAAAGTGCTCGGACTCGCGGTGATCTTCGCCTATTCGTTTTTTAAGTTCGTCTGGTCGTATCGCCTCTTCAACTATGTCGCGATCCTCATGGGCGCGATGCCGCCGGCCGGTCACCCGGACGCGGCGGAAGTCGAGGAGTCGGTGCAGCGCTCGGCGCTGATGAACATTTCGGCCGCCCGCCATTTCAACCGCGGTCTCCGCGCCTATTTCTTCGCGCTCGCTTATCTCGGCTGGTTCGGCGGCCCGGCGGCGCTGATGCTGACGACCATCCTTGTCGCGATCGTTCTGTGGCGCCGCCAGTTCTCGTCCGACAGCGTTCTCGCCGCGACCTGGACGCAGGCCTGA
- a CDS encoding DUF3253 domain-containing protein, whose protein sequence is MADAFEDAILRVAKRTLPGETFSPAEAAREAAQETGGQWEPLLKAIRGAAVRLALDGRVVILLKGEVADPEHFRGIYRIGGSDYFTPRQTQPAYAPPRQPIAPARDYTPAPRPYTPPPPPAPPPVPRAAPAPAPSAEAAPARTQPRFTITVNKPQPASPPQPAAPPPAVKLTPPPAPLPLPEPEPEEPEYEPDDMSLEDKIAAAMAVSSAPAPAIEEGTPVTNFEFDAAAFDEDFLGEAGTRTEEAEEDPDSSLPPLPRALSFDEDEDGYEDEDAGRAPRSATLDDIASELERYLTAQLNHPSRRNAEIGDDIVGLPGEEDK, encoded by the coding sequence ATGGCCGACGCGTTCGAAGACGCCATTCTGCGGGTCGCCAAACGGACCCTGCCCGGTGAAACTTTCAGCCCGGCGGAAGCCGCGCGCGAGGCGGCGCAGGAGACCGGCGGCCAATGGGAGCCGCTGCTCAAAGCGATCCGCGGCGCCGCGGTCCGGCTCGCGCTCGACGGGCGTGTCGTTATTCTTCTGAAGGGCGAAGTCGCAGATCCCGAACATTTCCGCGGCATCTACCGCATCGGCGGCAGCGATTACTTCACGCCGCGTCAAACTCAACCCGCTTACGCTCCGCCGCGGCAGCCGATTGCGCCCGCCCGCGATTATACGCCCGCGCCGCGTCCCTACACGCCGCCGCCTCCGCCCGCACCGCCACCGGTTCCACGAGCAGCGCCCGCACCTGCACCCTCCGCCGAAGCCGCACCGGCGCGCACGCAGCCGCGCTTCACGATCACCGTCAACAAGCCTCAGCCGGCTTCGCCGCCTCAGCCGGCCGCACCCCCGCCGGCCGTCAAGCTTACGCCGCCGCCCGCGCCTCTGCCGCTCCCCGAGCCAGAGCCGGAGGAACCCGAATACGAACCGGACGATATGTCGCTCGAAGACAAGATCGCAGCGGCCATGGCGGTATCGTCCGCGCCGGCGCCTGCGATCGAGGAAGGCACGCCCGTCACGAATTTCGAATTCGACGCCGCAGCCTTCGACGAAGACTTTCTGGGCGAAGCCGGAACGCGCACGGAAGAGGCGGAAGAAGATCCCGACTCGTCTTTGCCGCCGCTCCCGCGTGCGCTGAGCTTCGACGAAGACGAGGACGGCTATGAGGATGAGGATGCCGGACGCGCGCCGCGGTCTGCGACGCTCGACGACATCGCCTCCGAGCTAGAGCGTTATCTGACTGCCCAGCTCAATCACCCGTCCCGCAGGAATGCGGAAATAGGTGATGACATCGTCGGCCTGCCGGGTGAGGAGGATAAATAG
- a CDS encoding potassium transporter Kup gives MSFTSSGNAAVEIAAPDEQHGERSSRATWWLTLGSLGVVYGDIGTSPLYALRESLLHAGGAPTRVEVIGIVSLLVWALFLVVTLKYVALLLRADNHGEGGTLSLVTLAQSTMKSPSNLVLALGIVGASLFYGDAILTPAISVLSAVEGLEYTTDIDESWIVPIVMGILIILYAVQSYGTAKVSAFFGPIMLVWFATLAILGIVHINDAPDILNALNPLYALSFMTGHGILGFTVLGSVFLAVTGAEALYADMGHFGRTAIRRAWLFFVLPGLVVNYLGQGALALSHPDTVGNLFFSTAPEWGRLPLVLLATAATVIAAQAVITGAYSLTHQATQLGILPRLAVSHTSEKERGQIYMPKVNWLMLAGALFLVVIFETSSNLAAAYGIAVVGTMIVSTMLAVPVIARLWGWGWIAAVAVALPFFLLDSAFLTANLLKLADGGWIPLALGFLIVIGMWTWVRGTRIVAEKVRRESVPLSNVVGSMAKSKSIVRVTGTAVFLTSDTEVAPAAMMHNLKHNKVLHEQNVLLTVVTEPRPYVPRENRSSYEKISDDFSRVVLRYGYMESPHIPRALDRCKQDGLSFEIMSTSFFIGRRTFKISPEGGAMPNWQDRLFILLTRQADDVITYFRIPAGRVIELGSQITL, from the coding sequence ATGTCCTTCACATCGTCAGGAAATGCCGCCGTGGAAATCGCCGCGCCGGATGAGCAGCATGGCGAACGTTCGTCGCGTGCTACCTGGTGGCTCACCCTCGGCTCGCTTGGTGTCGTCTATGGCGATATCGGCACGAGCCCGCTTTACGCTCTGCGTGAATCCCTGCTGCATGCCGGCGGCGCGCCGACGCGTGTCGAAGTCATCGGCATCGTCTCGCTGCTGGTCTGGGCGCTCTTCCTTGTCGTCACGCTGAAATATGTCGCGCTCTTGCTGCGCGCCGACAACCACGGCGAGGGCGGCACGCTCTCGCTGGTCACGCTTGCGCAGAGCACGATGAAGAGCCCGAGCAATCTTGTTCTGGCGCTCGGCATTGTCGGTGCGTCGCTGTTCTACGGCGACGCCATTCTGACGCCGGCAATTTCCGTTCTGTCCGCCGTCGAAGGTCTCGAATACACGACCGATATCGACGAGAGCTGGATCGTGCCCATCGTCATGGGCATCCTCATTATCCTCTATGCGGTGCAATCCTACGGCACGGCGAAGGTCTCGGCCTTTTTCGGCCCGATCATGCTGGTGTGGTTTGCAACGCTCGCCATCCTCGGCATCGTCCATATCAATGACGCGCCCGACATCCTCAATGCGCTGAACCCGCTTTACGCGCTGAGCTTCATGACGGGCCACGGCATTTTAGGCTTCACCGTGCTCGGCTCGGTGTTCCTCGCCGTCACCGGCGCGGAAGCTCTGTATGCGGATATGGGCCATTTCGGCCGCACCGCGATCCGCCGGGCCTGGCTGTTCTTCGTTCTGCCCGGCCTTGTGGTGAACTATCTCGGCCAGGGCGCGCTTGCGCTCAGCCATCCCGATACGGTCGGCAATCTCTTCTTCTCGACCGCGCCGGAATGGGGCCGTCTGCCGCTTGTTCTCCTGGCGACCGCCGCGACGGTCATCGCCGCGCAGGCCGTCATCACGGGCGCCTATTCGCTGACGCATCAGGCAACGCAGCTCGGCATTCTGCCGCGCCTTGCGGTGTCGCATACGTCCGAGAAGGAGCGCGGTCAGATTTATATGCCCAAGGTCAACTGGCTGATGCTGGCCGGCGCGCTGTTCCTCGTCGTGATTTTCGAAACCTCGTCCAATCTCGCCGCGGCGTACGGCATCGCCGTTGTCGGTACGATGATCGTCTCGACCATGCTGGCCGTTCCTGTCATCGCGCGGCTGTGGGGCTGGGGCTGGATTGCGGCGGTTGCGGTGGCGCTGCCCTTCTTCCTGCTCGACTCGGCCTTCCTCACGGCAAATCTTCTGAAGCTTGCCGACGGCGGCTGGATTCCCCTGGCGCTCGGCTTTCTGATCGTCATCGGCATGTGGACCTGGGTGCGCGGCACGCGCATCGTCGCCGAAAAAGTGCGCCGCGAAAGCGTGCCGCTGTCGAACGTCGTAGGCTCGATGGCCAAGAGCAAGAGCATTGTCCGCGTTACCGGCACGGCGGTGTTCCTGACCTCCGACACCGAAGTCGCGCCGGCGGCGATGATGCACAATCTCAAGCACAACAAAGTGCTGCATGAGCAGAACGTCCTGCTCACTGTCGTCACCGAGCCGCGTCCCTACGTCCCGCGCGAAAACCGCTCGTCCTATGAGAAAATCTCGGACGACTTCTCCCGCGTCGTCCTGCGCTACGGCTATATGGAGTCGCCGCACATTCCGCGCGCGCTCGACCGCTGCAAGCAGGACGGTCTGAGCTTCGAGATCATGTCGACCTCGTTCTTCATCGGCCGTCGCACGTTCAAGATTTCGCCGGAGGGCGGCGCCATGCCCAACTGGCAGGATCGTCTATTTATCCTCCTCACCCGGCAGGCCGACGATGTCATCACCTATTTCCGCATTCCTGCGGGACGGGTGATTGAGCTGGGCAGTCAGATAACGCTCTAG
- the mgtE gene encoding magnesium transporter, with amino-acid sequence MAEPDLLTPEPDAPAPEEAEGHVTAALVEAVSETIRTGDAERLRSLVGDLHEADLGELLEALDADDRPGLVELLGDQFDFTALTEVDESVRLQLLESLPTDVTVEGLRELDSDDAVYILEDMEAEDRQEILERLPLPERAALTRSLDFPEETAGRRMQTDFVAVPPFWTAGRTIDYLREMKDAPETFYEVYVIDPAFKLLGTVPLDMLLRSPREARLESILKDEVREVAATEDQEEAGRLFQRYNLVSAPVTDEAGRLVGVLTVDDIVDVIHQEADEDIKALAGVGDEELSDTVFQTARGRFPWLLVNLLTAFLAASVIGLFEGTIEQMVALAVLMPIVASMGGNAGTQAMTVTVRALAMRELGRRNVRRIIAREVLVGLVNGVSLAMVLGAGAGLWFRNLDLGVVIATALIVNMLVAGLFGTLVPLSINKLKLDPAVASGVFVTTVTDVIGFFAFLGLATWWFGFL; translated from the coding sequence ATGGCCGAGCCGGACCTCCTGACGCCCGAGCCTGACGCGCCCGCCCCGGAGGAGGCGGAGGGCCATGTCACGGCTGCGCTTGTCGAGGCCGTCAGCGAGACGATCCGCACCGGCGATGCCGAGCGGCTGAGATCGCTGGTCGGCGATCTGCATGAGGCCGATCTCGGCGAACTCCTCGAAGCGCTCGATGCGGATGACCGGCCCGGCCTGGTCGAGCTTCTCGGCGATCAGTTCGACTTCACAGCGCTCACCGAAGTCGACGAGAGCGTCCGCCTCCAGCTGCTCGAAAGCCTGCCGACCGATGTGACGGTCGAGGGTCTGCGCGAACTCGATAGCGACGACGCCGTCTACATTCTCGAAGACATGGAGGCCGAGGACCGTCAGGAAATCCTCGAACGCCTGCCGCTGCCCGAACGCGCGGCGCTGACGCGAAGCCTCGATTTCCCGGAAGAGACGGCCGGCCGCCGCATGCAGACGGATTTCGTCGCCGTGCCGCCCTTCTGGACGGCCGGACGCACGATCGACTATCTGCGCGAAATGAAGGATGCGCCGGAGACCTTCTACGAAGTCTATGTCATCGATCCGGCCTTCAAACTTCTCGGTACCGTGCCGCTCGACATGCTGCTGCGCAGCCCGCGCGAGGCGCGGCTCGAAAGCATTCTGAAAGACGAAGTCCGCGAAGTTGCGGCGACCGAAGACCAGGAAGAGGCGGGACGCCTCTTCCAGCGCTACAATCTCGTCTCCGCGCCGGTGACGGACGAAGCGGGGCGGCTTGTCGGTGTATTGACGGTCGACGACATCGTCGACGTCATCCACCAGGAAGCCGATGAAGACATCAAGGCACTTGCCGGCGTCGGCGACGAAGAACTCTCCGACACGGTGTTCCAGACGGCGCGCGGGCGCTTTCCCTGGCTGCTCGTCAATCTCCTGACGGCCTTCCTCGCTGCATCTGTGATCGGCCTGTTCGAAGGCACGATCGAGCAGATGGTGGCTTTGGCGGTCCTGATGCCGATCGTCGCCTCCATGGGCGGCAATGCCGGAACGCAGGCCATGACGGTGACGGTGCGCGCGCTGGCCATGCGCGAGCTCGGCCGCCGCAATGTCCGCCGCATCATCGCGCGCGAGGTTCTGGTCGGTCTCGTCAACGGCGTTTCGCTGGCCATGGTGCTCGGCGCAGGGGCGGGCCTGTGGTTCCGCAATCTGGACCTTGGCGTCGTCATCGCGACCGCTTTGATCGTCAATATGCTGGTCGCCGGCCTTTTCGGGACGCTCGTTCCCCTCAGCATCAACAAGCTCAAGCTCGACCCCGCCGTGGCCTCCGGGGTCTTCGTCACGACCGTGACGGATGTCATTGGTTTCTTTGCCTTTTTGGGTTTGGCTACGTGGTGGTTCGGGTTTCTCTAA
- a CDS encoding glyoxalase superfamily protein, whose product MRTFVNAKAMAKTLESALAARDVKISHSAALEIVAEQFGFRDWNTLSARISSEVRTDNGQISIEPAIPVLRSFSEDKAREFYEGFLGFRTDWEHRFAPDLPLYLQLSRGGVIVHISEHHGDATPGGTAFVRMTGIEAYHRELNAKKYQNMRPGVEKVDWGLEMTVIDPFGNRLRFCEQRHV is encoded by the coding sequence ATGCGCACTTTTGTGAACGCCAAGGCGATGGCGAAGACGCTCGAATCCGCGCTTGCCGCGCGCGACGTCAAAATTTCCCATAGCGCCGCTCTCGAAATCGTCGCCGAGCAGTTCGGTTTCCGCGACTGGAACACGCTGTCGGCCCGAATTTCCAGCGAAGTGCGGACTGACAACGGCCAAATTTCCATCGAACCCGCGATCCCGGTTTTGCGCAGTTTTTCGGAAGACAAGGCGCGCGAATTCTATGAAGGCTTTCTCGGCTTCCGGACGGATTGGGAGCACCGGTTCGCGCCGGACCTGCCGCTTTATCTGCAGCTGTCGCGCGGCGGCGTCATTGTCCACATCAGCGAGCATCACGGAGATGCGACGCCCGGCGGCACGGCCTTTGTCCGCATGACCGGCATTGAGGCCTATCACCGCGAGCTCAACGCCAAGAAGTATCAGAACATGCGGCCGGGCGTGGAGAAGGTCGATTGGGGCCTTGAGATGACGGTGATCGATCCGTTCGGAAACCGGCTGCGGTTCTGCGAACAGCGGCACGTGTGA
- a CDS encoding glutathione S-transferase family protein — translation MALTLYLHPLASFCHKVLIALYENETPFMPHIVDLMDPDASASFLSLWPVGKIPVLRDEACDKTIPETTIIVDYLEQYYPGRQRLIPEITEQAIDARLWDRFFDLYIHVPMQKIVIDNFRPSGENDRHGVAEAHANILTAYGMLERHLSDKVWAIGQRFSLADCAAAPALFYAGITTPFDGAYPNIAAYFDRLVERPSVRRVIDEARPYFPMFPLNDRIPKRFL, via the coding sequence ATGGCGCTGACGCTTTATCTGCATCCGCTCGCCTCGTTCTGCCACAAGGTCCTGATCGCGCTCTACGAGAACGAAACGCCGTTCATGCCGCATATCGTCGATCTGATGGATCCGGATGCGAGCGCGAGCTTTCTCAGCCTATGGCCGGTCGGAAAAATTCCGGTCCTGCGCGATGAGGCGTGCGACAAGACAATCCCGGAAACGACGATCATCGTCGATTATCTGGAGCAGTATTATCCGGGTCGTCAAAGGCTCATTCCCGAAATCACCGAACAGGCCATCGATGCGCGGCTCTGGGACCGCTTTTTCGATCTTTATATCCACGTGCCGATGCAGAAGATCGTCATCGATAATTTCCGGCCTTCCGGCGAAAACGACCGGCACGGCGTCGCGGAAGCGCACGCCAATATTCTGACGGCGTATGGCATGCTGGAGCGGCATCTTTCGGACAAGGTCTGGGCCATCGGCCAGCGCTTCAGCCTTGCCGACTGCGCGGCGGCCCCGGCTCTGTTCTATGCGGGGATCACAACGCCCTTCGACGGCGCCTATCCGAATATCGCCGCCTATTTCGACCGGCTGGTCGAGCGGCCGTCCGTCCGGCGCGTCATCGACGAAGCGCGGCCTTATTTCCCGATGTTCCCGCTGAACGATCGCATTCCCAAGCGCTTCCTTTAA
- a CDS encoding S-(hydroxymethyl)glutathione dehydrogenase/class III alcohol dehydrogenase, with protein MDVRAAVAVGAGKPLEIMTVQLEGPKAGEVLIEIKATGICHTDWFTLSGEDPEGLFPAILGHEGAGIVREVGAGVTSLKPGDHVIPLYTPECRQCPSCLSRKTNLCTAIRATQGQGLMPDGTSRFSIGGKKIHHYMGCSTFANFTVLPEIAVAKVREDAPFDKICYIGCGVTTGIGAVINTAKVEPGSKAIVFGLGGIGLNVIQGLRLVGADMIIGVDINNDKKAWGERFGMTHFVNPTEIDGDVVPRLVDMTKRGADQIGGADYTFDCTGSTKVMRQALESCHRGWGESIIIGVAGAGQEISTRPFQLVTGRVWKGTAFGGARGRTDVPKIVDWYMDGKIEIDPMITHTMPLEDINKGFDLMHHGESVRGVVVF; from the coding sequence ATGGACGTGCGTGCAGCGGTGGCGGTCGGAGCGGGCAAGCCCCTCGAAATCATGACGGTCCAGCTCGAAGGCCCGAAAGCCGGGGAAGTCCTGATTGAGATCAAGGCCACCGGCATCTGCCACACCGACTGGTTCACGCTGTCAGGTGAAGATCCGGAGGGCCTCTTTCCAGCCATCCTCGGCCATGAAGGCGCGGGCATTGTTCGCGAGGTCGGCGCCGGGGTCACATCGCTGAAACCCGGCGATCATGTCATTCCGCTTTATACGCCCGAATGCCGGCAGTGCCCGTCCTGCCTGTCACGCAAGACAAATCTCTGCACCGCCATCCGCGCAACGCAGGGGCAGGGGCTGATGCCCGACGGCACCTCGCGGTTTTCCATCGGCGGCAAGAAAATTCACCACTATATGGGCTGCTCGACCTTTGCGAATTTCACGGTGCTTCCCGAGATTGCGGTGGCGAAAGTGCGCGAAGACGCGCCTTTCGACAAGATTTGTTACATCGGCTGCGGTGTAACGACAGGCATCGGCGCCGTCATCAACACGGCCAAGGTCGAGCCGGGCTCCAAAGCCATCGTTTTCGGTCTCGGCGGCATCGGCCTCAACGTCATTCAGGGCCTGCGGCTTGTCGGTGCCGATATGATCATCGGCGTCGATATCAACAACGACAAGAAGGCCTGGGGCGAGCGTTTCGGCATGACGCATTTCGTCAATCCGACGGAGATCGATGGCGATGTCGTGCCGCGCCTTGTCGATATGACAAAGCGAGGCGCCGATCAGATCGGCGGCGCGGACTACACGTTCGATTGCACGGGATCGACAAAGGTCATGCGCCAGGCGCTCGAAAGCTGCCATCGCGGCTGGGGCGAAAGCATCATTATCGGCGTTGCCGGCGCGGGGCAGGAGATTTCGACACGGCCCTTCCAGCTCGTCACCGGCCGCGTCTGGAAAGGCACGGCCTTTGGCGGTGCGCGGGGCCGCACCGATGTGCCGAAAATCGTCGACTGGTATATGGACGGCAAGATCGAGATCGATCCGATGATCACCCATACGATGCCGCTCGAAGACATCAATAAGGGCTTCGATCTCATGCATCACGGCGAGAGCGTGCGCGGCGTCGTCGTGTTCTGA
- a CDS encoding metallophosphoesterase — protein MTKTYAVPDLHGRWDLLEIALAQIEEEPPGKIVFLGDYIDRGSGSREIVECLIDGPRPGWSWICLKGNHEEMMVRTIIGGRDPSPWLGNGGDATLRSYGQPFDGSYQPELVPVSHVLWMDSLPLLHRDIHRVYVHAGVDPLKPLDAQDAHTLLWKRYPEDYDEGHSGFHIVHGHQPYEDGPLCLKGRTDLDTLAWATGRLVIGIFDDDVPGGPLDFIIIEEEAPPKEADEPAID, from the coding sequence ATGACCAAAACCTATGCCGTTCCCGATCTCCACGGGCGGTGGGACCTGCTTGAAATCGCCCTAGCGCAGATCGAAGAAGAACCGCCGGGAAAGATCGTGTTTCTCGGCGATTATATCGATCGCGGTTCGGGCAGCCGTGAGATCGTCGAATGCCTGATCGACGGGCCGCGGCCCGGCTGGAGCTGGATCTGCCTGAAGGGCAATCACGAAGAGATGATGGTCCGCACCATCATCGGCGGGCGCGATCCAAGCCCCTGGCTCGGCAATGGCGGCGATGCGACTTTGCGCTCCTATGGTCAGCCTTTCGACGGCAGCTATCAGCCCGAGCTTGTGCCGGTCTCGCACGTCCTATGGATGGACAGCCTGCCTCTGCTGCATCGCGACATCCATCGCGTCTATGTTCATGCCGGCGTGGATCCGTTGAAGCCGCTCGATGCGCAAGATGCACATACATTGCTCTGGAAACGCTATCCGGAAGATTACGACGAGGGGCATTCCGGCTTTCATATCGTCCATGGGCATCAGCCCTATGAAGACGGGCCGCTCTGCCTCAAAGGGCGCACCGATCTCGATACGCTCGCCTGGGCGACCGGACGTCTCGTCATCGGCATTTTCGACGACGATGTTCCGGGAGGGCCCCTCGATTTCATCATCATCGAGGAAGAGGCTCCGCCCAAAGAGGCCGATGAGCCGGCGATTGATTGA
- a CDS encoding GSCFA domain-containing protein, giving the protein MNNIGAVMKRLARRCRVAAASIIRPTFNLVATERANARFGQFADQRKITIQRRPIFTKNDVFFAMGSCFAEEIRKALTGKRIECVPHYKDVAFAENDVSAPELKNDHLSYYNTFSVRLQLEQALGLWRQDAGDYWLTKRSAEYRVPWEGGVYQDPYKRVIRAADPENLTAVIDAINAETARGFQTATAFLFTFGMTEVFINRKSGKVVCQKPSYGGGGGADETELHVSSFEENLDNVLAIVDLIRARKPDAPIVMSVSPVPLARTFQNTDVMTASIEGKSILRAVLGRAARERENVFYLPSYELVGALGFFEGYRKDLRHVERTTVSQITDAFFDAFFVEAA; this is encoded by the coding sequence ATGAATAATATCGGGGCAGTGATGAAGCGGCTGGCGCGGCGGTGCCGGGTTGCGGCTGCCTCGATCATACGGCCGACCTTCAATCTCGTCGCGACTGAGCGGGCCAATGCCCGGTTCGGCCAGTTTGCCGATCAGCGCAAGATTACCATTCAGCGCCGGCCGATCTTCACGAAGAACGATGTGTTTTTCGCAATGGGCAGCTGCTTTGCCGAGGAAATCCGTAAAGCGCTGACCGGAAAGCGCATTGAATGTGTGCCGCACTACAAGGATGTGGCCTTTGCGGAAAATGATGTATCCGCACCGGAGTTGAAGAACGATCATCTCAGCTACTACAACACTTTCAGTGTTCGCCTGCAGCTTGAGCAGGCGCTCGGCCTTTGGCGGCAGGATGCCGGTGATTATTGGCTGACGAAACGCAGCGCCGAATATCGCGTGCCGTGGGAGGGGGGCGTCTATCAGGACCCCTATAAAAGGGTCATTCGAGCTGCCGACCCCGAAAACCTCACCGCCGTCATCGATGCCATCAACGCCGAAACGGCCCGCGGTTTTCAGACCGCCACCGCGTTTCTTTTCACCTTCGGCATGACCGAGGTCTTCATCAACCGCAAAAGCGGCAAAGTCGTCTGCCAGAAGCCCTCTTATGGGGGTGGCGGCGGGGCGGATGAAACGGAGCTGCATGTCAGCAGTTTTGAAGAGAATCTCGATAATGTGCTCGCCATCGTCGACCTCATCCGGGCGCGCAAGCCCGATGCGCCGATCGTTATGTCGGTCTCACCGGTTCCTCTTGCGCGGACCTTCCAGAATACGGATGTAATGACAGCGAGCATCGAAGGAAAATCCATTCTGCGGGCGGTTCTCGGGCGCGCCGCGCGCGAGCGTGAAAACGTCTTCTATCTGCCATCCTACGAGCTCGTCGGCGCGCTGGGCTTCTTCGAAGGTTACCGCAAGGACCTGCGCCACGTGGAACGGACGACGGTGAGCCAGATCACCGATGCGTTCTTCGACGCCTTTTTTGTCGAGGCGGCATAG
- a CDS encoding glycosyltransferase, translating into MIDPSNTLLCIFSYNMGPALRTCLQSIRDMCAGFSVVVIDDDSRDAETLKVISEYEDMFVEVFRSTDHKQGRRHGNLYVNIQRMYEYAHTAGWTYLFMIQDDMQFVRPFSNDIRKQYSRLFEDNPSLIQIDPRFLRRGGNYEVLPEQRAYRYNATTSYADAGITNIERLKALKWSFQEGERNNARALTALGCQRVFPFSTIMAQVPFPTVFRRGKRKRSLILLHRGHYRFQYMTEAEIAVMDSRPAEERPYFRTFLKPANMRLSRIVYALRKDSKIHN; encoded by the coding sequence ATGATCGATCCCTCGAACACGCTACTGTGTATTTTCTCCTATAATATGGGGCCTGCGCTCAGGACGTGTCTCCAGTCGATCCGCGATATGTGCGCGGGGTTTTCCGTTGTCGTCATCGACGATGACAGCCGGGATGCCGAAACACTCAAGGTCATTTCTGAGTACGAGGACATGTTCGTTGAGGTTTTTCGTTCCACCGACCACAAGCAGGGCCGGCGGCACGGCAACTTATACGTCAATATTCAACGCATGTATGAATATGCACATACGGCTGGCTGGACCTATCTGTTCATGATCCAGGATGACATGCAGTTCGTGCGACCGTTTTCAAACGATATTCGGAAGCAGTACTCGAGGCTTTTCGAAGACAACCCTAGCCTTATCCAAATCGATCCAAGATTCCTTCGCCGTGGCGGTAATTATGAAGTGCTGCCGGAGCAGCGCGCCTATCGCTACAACGCGACAACATCCTATGCCGATGCCGGCATCACAAATATTGAGCGATTGAAGGCTTTGAAGTGGAGTTTCCAGGAGGGCGAACGCAACAATGCGCGCGCGCTAACTGCATTGGGTTGCCAGCGCGTGTTTCCATTCAGCACAATTATGGCACAGGTGCCGTTTCCGACGGTCTTTCGTCGCGGCAAACGAAAGCGATCGCTGATATTACTGCATCGCGGTCATTACCGTTTTCAGTATATGACAGAGGCGGAAATAGCAGTGATGGATTCACGGCCGGCGGAAGAGCGGCCCTATTTCAGGACATTTCTGAAACCCGCGAATATGCGGCTTAGCCGCATTGTCTACGCGTTGCGCAAAGACTCCAAAATTCACAACTGA